The Deinococcus metalli genome includes a window with the following:
- a CDS encoding beta-N-acetylglucosaminidase domain-containing protein — protein MKRVGVIEGFYGPPWTDAQRERLFGRMAGWGMDTYLYAPKDDPWHRQRWRDPYPPQHAQTLSALAGVARSRGVQLVYALSPGLDLDWTAPEDRQALIAKYAQVAALGIQEFALLFDDIPYSDDRAAQARVQVEAAHAVMDALWPGGQAGAFLFCPTEYCGERAVPSVATSPYLRELGAGLRDGIEVFWTGPQVVSPTISVDSVQEVNAVLRRPVLLWDNLHASDYTLHRLHLGPYAGRPLALRDHLSGILSNPNTPLEPNTPGLHSLAEYARAQDGWTPDASLERALRAWLPEFGAQPDDGVMLDGLRVLADALYLPGSLGPRAQALLDTAQALSGPLPDAQRAEHARTLREAARSLGRVLRALEAGRNRDLLFDLHPFLADLIQELHRLSAPVSGPDVDDPEVFLYRGSLADRLLALGWDGAGDT, from the coding sequence ATGAAGCGAGTGGGTGTGATCGAGGGCTTCTACGGCCCGCCGTGGACGGATGCGCAGCGTGAACGGCTCTTCGGGCGCATGGCCGGGTGGGGCATGGACACGTACCTGTACGCGCCCAAGGACGATCCGTGGCATCGGCAGCGCTGGCGGGACCCCTACCCGCCGCAGCACGCGCAGACGCTCTCGGCGCTGGCCGGCGTGGCCCGGTCCCGCGGCGTGCAGCTCGTCTACGCGCTCTCGCCGGGCCTGGACCTCGACTGGACCGCGCCGGAAGACCGGCAAGCGCTGATCGCCAAGTACGCGCAGGTGGCGGCGCTGGGCATCCAGGAGTTCGCGCTGCTGTTCGACGACATTCCATACAGCGACGACCGCGCCGCGCAGGCACGGGTGCAGGTGGAGGCCGCCCACGCGGTCATGGACGCCCTGTGGCCCGGCGGGCAGGCGGGCGCCTTCCTGTTCTGCCCGACGGAATACTGCGGGGAGCGTGCCGTGCCGTCGGTGGCGACGTCGCCGTACCTGCGGGAACTCGGCGCGGGACTGCGGGACGGCATCGAGGTCTTCTGGACCGGTCCGCAGGTCGTGTCGCCCACCATCAGCGTGGACAGTGTGCAGGAGGTCAATGCCGTCCTGCGCCGTCCGGTGCTGCTGTGGGACAACCTGCACGCCAGCGACTACACCCTGCACCGCCTGCATCTCGGGCCGTATGCCGGGCGACCCCTGGCGCTGCGCGATCACCTGAGCGGCATCCTGAGCAACCCGAACACACCGCTGGAACCGAACACGCCCGGCCTGCACAGCCTCGCGGAGTACGCGCGGGCGCAGGACGGCTGGACGCCGGACGCCTCGCTGGAGCGGGCGCTGCGGGCGTGGTTGCCGGAATTCGGCGCGCAGCCGGACGACGGGGTGATGCTGGACGGCCTGCGCGTGCTGGCCGACGCCCTGTACCTGCCGGGGAGCCTCGGGCCGCGCGCACAGGCGCTGCTGGACACCGCACAGGCCCTGTCTGGCCCGCTGCCGGACGCGCAGCGCGCTGAGCACGCCCGGACCCTGCGCGAGGCGGCGCGGTCCCTGGGGCGCGTGCTGCGTGCGCTGGAAGCGGGCCGCAACCGCGACCTGCTGTTCGACCTGCATCCCTTCCTGGCCGATCTGATCCAGGAACTGCACCGCCTGAGCGCGCCCGTGAGTGGGCCGGACGTGGACGACCCGGAGGTCTTCCTCTACCGCGGCTCGCTGGCCGACCGCCTGCTCGCCCTGGGCTGGGACGGCGCCGGGGACACGTGA
- a CDS encoding alpha/beta fold hydrolase, whose amino-acid sequence MTFAVILGTALDVRWHGPPPGAAPTLVFLHEGLGSADLWRDYPARLAGAVGCGALVYTRAGYGRSGPATLPRPTDYLHREALEVLPALLEQQGVREHVLIGHSDGGSIALIHAGGAPRPGLRGVITEAAHVFNEAVTRASIRAVTDAYATTDLRDRLARHHDDVDMAFRGWSDVWLSDGFRDWTIGSVLPGVTVPLLVIQGEDDGYGTAAQVEAIVSQTCGPAEALVLPHCAHVPHREAVDATFAAMEAFCRRVLRATGTPEDDVR is encoded by the coding sequence GTGACGTTCGCGGTCATCCTCGGCACGGCCCTGGACGTCCGGTGGCACGGCCCGCCGCCTGGCGCCGCGCCCACCCTGGTGTTCCTGCACGAGGGCCTGGGCAGCGCCGACCTGTGGCGGGATTACCCGGCCCGGCTCGCAGGAGCCGTGGGTTGCGGCGCACTGGTGTACACCCGCGCCGGGTACGGCCGCAGCGGACCGGCGACCCTGCCGCGCCCCACCGACTACCTGCACCGCGAGGCGCTGGAGGTGCTCCCGGCGCTGCTGGAGCAGCAGGGCGTGCGCGAGCACGTGCTGATCGGCCACTCGGACGGCGGGAGTATCGCGCTGATCCACGCGGGCGGCGCGCCCCGACCGGGTCTGCGCGGCGTGATCACCGAGGCCGCGCACGTCTTCAACGAGGCCGTGACCCGCGCGTCCATCCGGGCGGTGACGGACGCCTACGCCACCACGGATCTGCGCGACCGGCTCGCCCGGCACCACGACGACGTGGACATGGCGTTCCGCGGGTGGAGCGACGTGTGGCTCAGCGACGGGTTCCGGGACTGGACCATCGGGTCCGTCCTGCCCGGCGTGACGGTGCCGCTGCTCGTCATCCAGGGCGAGGACGACGGGTACGGCACCGCCGCCCAGGTCGAGGCCATCGTCTCGCAGACGTGCGGCCCGGCCGAGGCGCTGGTGCTGCCCCACTGCGCCCACGTACCCCACCGCGAGGCGGTGGACGCCACCTTCGCCGCCATGGAGGCCTTCTGCCGGCGGGTGCTACGTGCCACAGGCACGCCGGAGGACGACGTCCGGTAA
- the pelF gene encoding GT4 family glycosyltransferase PelF, which produces MLSALTTAQPTTDLRVALYTEGTYPQSHGGVSVWVDQLVRGLPEHTFEVRAITGVPYARPAVELPANVQAMAVPLWGDAPRPAGRTPERTRQITDAFATVAGALCRMDQEAFGAGLHALAVLGRSGGFTAVLDSPRITQLLLDTWRTEAARQRQERDRSAPRLPAPSVADALDVQMWLEHALRPLCSPAPQADIGHAVSNGFAGMLALSGLWTHGTPFVLTEHGVYMRERYLEFRRSAFTPGFKTMLLRFYRLLTTAVYREASLVLPGSQYNRRWEERLGAHPDKIHCVYNGIDPDIFPPAEDEPQESVVSWVGRIDPLKDIETLIRAFDLVRRQRPNARLRLFGGVPSGNEGYAQHCELLTDQLNLRPNVTFEGRVADITDAYRAGQVVALTSVSEGFPYTVIEAMAMGRPPVATRVGGVPEAVGDAGLIVRPRDVMGVASALGRLLDDAPLRARLGRAARERVMDLFTLDGCLVAYRRAYPAAMAGRPA; this is translated from the coding sequence ATGCTGTCCGCCCTGACCACAGCCCAGCCCACCACCGACCTGCGGGTCGCCCTGTACACCGAGGGCACCTACCCGCAGTCGCACGGCGGCGTGAGCGTGTGGGTGGACCAGCTCGTGCGCGGCCTGCCGGAACACACCTTCGAGGTGCGGGCCATCACGGGCGTGCCGTACGCCCGCCCGGCCGTCGAGCTGCCGGCCAACGTGCAGGCGATGGCCGTGCCGCTGTGGGGCGACGCCCCCCGGCCCGCCGGACGCACGCCCGAGCGGACGCGCCAGATCACCGATGCCTTCGCCACCGTGGCCGGCGCGCTGTGCCGCATGGATCAGGAGGCCTTCGGCGCCGGCCTGCACGCCCTCGCGGTGCTGGGCCGGAGCGGTGGCTTCACGGCCGTCCTCGACTCGCCGCGTATCACGCAGCTGCTGCTGGACACGTGGCGCACCGAGGCGGCGCGGCAGCGTCAGGAGCGGGACCGCAGCGCTCCCCGTCTGCCCGCGCCCAGTGTCGCGGACGCCCTGGACGTGCAGATGTGGCTGGAGCACGCGCTGCGCCCGCTGTGCTCGCCCGCGCCGCAGGCCGACATCGGCCACGCGGTCAGCAACGGGTTTGCGGGCATGCTCGCGCTCAGCGGCCTGTGGACCCACGGCACGCCGTTCGTGCTCACCGAGCACGGCGTGTACATGCGGGAACGCTACCTGGAATTCCGGCGCTCGGCCTTCACGCCGGGGTTCAAGACCATGCTGCTGCGCTTCTACCGCCTGCTGACCACGGCCGTGTACCGGGAAGCGTCGCTGGTGCTGCCCGGCTCGCAGTACAACCGCCGCTGGGAGGAGCGCCTGGGCGCCCACCCGGACAAGATCCACTGCGTGTACAACGGCATCGACCCGGATATCTTTCCGCCGGCCGAGGACGAGCCGCAGGAGTCCGTGGTGAGCTGGGTGGGCCGGATTGATCCCCTCAAGGACATCGAGACGCTGATCCGCGCCTTCGACCTGGTGCGCCGCCAGCGTCCCAACGCCCGGCTGCGCCTGTTCGGCGGCGTGCCCAGCGGCAACGAGGGCTACGCGCAGCACTGCGAACTCCTGACCGACCAGCTGAACCTGCGCCCCAACGTGACCTTTGAGGGCCGCGTGGCGGACATCACCGACGCGTACCGCGCCGGGCAGGTCGTGGCGCTCACCAGCGTCAGCGAGGGCTTTCCGTACACCGTGATCGAGGCGATGGCGATGGGCCGCCCGCCGGTCGCCACCCGCGTGGGCGGCGTGCCCGAGGCGGTCGGGGACGCCGGGCTGATCGTGCGGCCGCGCGACGTGATGGGCGTGGCGAGCGCCCTGGGCCGGCTGCTGGACGACGCCCCGCTGCGCGCCCGGCTGGGCCGCGCCGCCCGCGAGCGCGTGATGGACCTGTTCACCCTCGACGGCTGCCTGGTCGCGTACCGCCGCGCGTACCCCGCCGCGATGGCCGGGAGGCCCGCGTGA
- a CDS encoding SDR family NAD(P)-dependent oxidoreductase — MTQTLLPTASRASSSRPLVAVTGADGFIGSHLTEELVHAGYRVRAMAIYNSQGSYGWLDRVGPEVMQHVDVQLGDVRDAGSVRALMQGAQTVYHLAALIAIPYSYVAPRSYVETNITGTLNVLEAARDLGTGRVVHTSTSEVYGTARSVPIHESHPLQGQSPYSATKIGADKLAESYHLSFGLPVVTLRPFNTYGPRQSARAVIPTIISQVAAGQREIRLGDLRPTRDFNYVGDTARAFRAVGEAGSEVLGRTLNAGSGREITVGDTVKLIGQVMGADLEVSQEDIRLRPEGSEVMRLLADHTELRTLTGWAPQVSLEEGLRRTAEWFTDPANLARYRVGEYTV, encoded by the coding sequence ATGACCCAGACCCTGCTGCCCACCGCGTCCCGCGCTTCGTCCTCCCGCCCGCTGGTGGCCGTCACCGGCGCCGACGGCTTCATCGGCTCGCATCTGACCGAAGAACTCGTGCACGCCGGCTACCGCGTGCGGGCCATGGCCATCTACAACTCGCAGGGCTCGTACGGCTGGCTCGACCGGGTCGGCCCCGAGGTGATGCAGCACGTGGACGTGCAGCTCGGCGACGTCCGCGACGCCGGCAGCGTCCGGGCGCTGATGCAGGGCGCCCAGACGGTGTACCACCTCGCCGCCCTGATCGCCATTCCGTACTCGTACGTGGCGCCGCGCTCCTACGTCGAGACGAACATCACCGGCACCCTGAACGTCCTGGAGGCCGCACGCGACCTCGGCACCGGCCGCGTCGTGCACACCAGCACCTCCGAGGTGTACGGGACCGCCCGCAGCGTGCCCATCCACGAATCGCACCCCCTGCAGGGCCAGTCGCCGTACTCCGCCACCAAGATCGGCGCGGACAAGCTCGCGGAGAGCTACCACCTGAGCTTCGGTCTGCCGGTCGTGACCCTGCGTCCCTTCAACACCTACGGCCCCCGGCAGTCGGCGCGCGCCGTCATCCCCACCATCATCAGCCAGGTGGCGGCCGGGCAGCGCGAGATCCGCCTGGGCGACCTGCGTCCCACCCGCGACTTCAACTACGTGGGCGACACCGCCCGCGCCTTCCGCGCGGTGGGCGAGGCGGGGTCCGAGGTGCTGGGCCGCACCCTCAACGCCGGCTCCGGCCGCGAGATCACGGTGGGCGACACCGTGAAGCTCATCGGGCAGGTCATGGGCGCCGATCTCGAGGTCTCGCAGGAGGACATCCGCCTGCGCCCCGAGGGCAGCGAGGTCATGCGGCTGCTGGCCGACCACACCGAACTGCGCACCCTGACCGGCTGGGCGCCGCAGGTCTCCCTGGAAGAGGGCCTGCGCCGCACCGCCGAGTGGTTCACCGATCCCGCCAACCTGGCCCGCTACCGGGTCGGGGAGTACACCGTCTAA
- a CDS encoding nucleotidyltransferase family protein: MHAVILAGGKGTRLRPYTTCVPKPLVPIGDTYSILEIVLYQLRSRGFTSITLAIGHMGHLIRAFVGDGSRYDLRVDYTDELMPLGTIGPVLNLLDRLPEHFLIMNGDVLTNLDYGAFLTRHVRGSAPVTVATYRREIRSEFGVLDVDDAGQSIVAFREKPSVPFHVSMGVYAMTRETLRRYTPGQVLGFDTLMLDLLASGERPGSDLFGGYWLDIGRPEDYDTANEQWNDMAPVLLPHMYQSAAD, translated from the coding sequence ATGCACGCCGTCATTCTCGCCGGAGGAAAAGGCACCCGCCTGCGTCCCTACACCACCTGCGTTCCCAAGCCCCTCGTGCCCATCGGCGACACCTACTCGATCCTGGAGATCGTGCTGTACCAGCTGCGCTCGCGCGGCTTCACCAGCATCACGCTGGCGATCGGGCACATGGGTCACCTGATCCGCGCCTTCGTCGGTGACGGCAGCCGCTACGACCTGCGCGTGGACTACACCGACGAGCTGATGCCCCTGGGCACCATCGGCCCGGTGCTGAACCTGCTCGACCGGCTGCCCGAGCACTTCCTGATCATGAACGGCGATGTCCTGACCAACCTGGATTACGGCGCGTTCCTGACCCGCCACGTGCGCGGGAGCGCGCCCGTCACGGTCGCTACGTACCGCCGCGAGATCCGCAGCGAGTTCGGCGTGCTGGACGTGGATGACGCCGGGCAGAGCATCGTCGCCTTCCGCGAGAAGCCCTCGGTGCCCTTCCACGTCAGCATGGGCGTGTACGCCATGACCCGCGAGACCCTGCGCCGCTACACGCCCGGCCAGGTGCTGGGCTTCGACACCCTGATGCTCGACCTGCTGGCGAGCGGCGAGCGCCCCGGCAGTGACCTGTTCGGCGGGTACTGGCTGGACATCGGCCGCCCCGAGGACTACGACACCGCGAACGAGCAGTGGAACGACATGGCGCCGGTCCTGCTCCCGCACATGTACCAGAGCGCGGCGGACTGA
- a CDS encoding NAD-dependent epimerase/dehydratase family protein: MTAGAPHDSPVLLLGAAGFLGQHVAATLRAAGRSVREVRGVDLAGLDDRAWDDLMAGTAGVVNAAGRTAGTLSDLTRANVLLLAGALDAAAHAGVPLVHLASAAEYGRTPDGHAAREDGLATPLSAYGASKLAGTLLLQQAVHGGHVRACALRVTNPLGHGMGAGTLPGRAAQQVLAAGTAPLRFGPLGAQRDFVDARDVARAAVHVLDLLGAGHTVPDVINVGSGEARPVRDVVHGLAALAGHRGPLLEDAPGSPRSGDVPYQRADLTRLHATGFTAQHTFDSSVMALLGPVPAH; the protein is encoded by the coding sequence ATGACGGCCGGCGCCCCCCACGACTCCCCGGTGCTGCTGCTCGGCGCGGCCGGCTTCCTCGGCCAGCACGTGGCCGCCACGCTGCGCGCCGCCGGCCGGTCCGTGCGTGAGGTGCGTGGCGTGGACCTCGCCGGTCTGGACGACCGCGCGTGGGATGACCTGATGGCGGGTACCGCAGGCGTGGTGAACGCCGCCGGCCGCACCGCCGGCACGCTGAGTGACCTCACCCGCGCCAACGTGCTGCTGCTGGCCGGCGCGCTCGACGCGGCCGCCCACGCTGGCGTGCCGCTGGTCCACCTCGCCTCTGCGGCCGAGTACGGCCGGACGCCCGACGGCCACGCTGCCCGCGAGGACGGCCTGGCCACCCCGCTCTCGGCGTACGGCGCGAGCAAGCTGGCCGGCACGCTGCTGCTCCAGCAGGCGGTGCACGGCGGCCACGTGCGGGCGTGTGCGCTGCGCGTCACCAACCCGCTCGGGCACGGTATGGGCGCCGGCACCCTGCCCGGCCGCGCCGCGCAGCAGGTCCTGGCGGCCGGGACCGCGCCCCTGCGCTTCGGGCCGCTCGGCGCGCAGCGGGACTTCGTGGATGCCCGCGACGTCGCCCGCGCCGCCGTGCACGTCCTCGATCTGCTCGGCGCCGGTCACACCGTCCCGGACGTGATCAACGTCGGCAGCGGCGAGGCCCGCCCCGTCCGCGATGTGGTGCACGGCCTCGCCGCGCTGGCCGGCCACCGTGGACCGCTGCTGGAGGACGCGCCGGGCAGTCCGCGCAGCGGTGACGTGCCCTACCAGCGCGCGGACCTCACCCGGCTCCACGCCACGGGCTTCACGGCCCAGCACACCTTTGACAGCAGCGTCATGGCCCTGCTCGGCCCTGTGCCCGCCCACTAA
- a CDS encoding Agd3-related carbohydrate-binding protein — MSQSPARLLGVLTLSLILASCGTSTPTPAATAGGPSAQTPVSQGPDAPDTVNLDVGHGHGERSLPGMEIDPSTFPTNARLGTPVIRPSTRLGAQALPANIQPSMTALKVLVLSSGPTDFGLATAKAMLQESGVPFDVLDATVDTLDMNRLIDSAGVGRYQGVILTSSALIYADGTGLYPSALDAGEWATLFEYERTFGARQLALYGSPGTTPEDYGLRAAGGETSTTSMTLSTAGRAVFGDLTATAVPVNYAYTYPATVTPVDGVTTQVLATDPAGRVLAATSTSADGRERLILTSAQNPYLLHSQLLSYGLTQWLTRGVHLGEHRRFLQVDVDDLFLSGDRIDPNTLALRAQPYRLSGNDLLNIYSQMKNVQAAYPVAKSFRYAMMFNGGGANTSVLPLCVNWTFLTSDMLSSAAKCLAGQFDWVNHTRDHLRMDVMDLPTATTQIADNFTIGARMGLSMSRNAMVTGEHSGLGNMDPKDDGTYNDSDVNLPKQDLGLGRSNPNMLSAAVSAGVRYIASDHSVASHWDASCITCGVPHPLNSGVFLVPRYPNAMAYYVTDPTEETAYYNSMYAPGGKFPYYDHRLTYAEILDKDSDFTLNHILDGGAFPHYMHQTNLRQYAAGKSLATDWVRASLDKYGRYSTLPLTTLAWSNLGPYLERHTREEKAKAAGTLSGVWNRATNQVTVTSTAGSVPVTVTGDTAGALYGTYRSRSIDVNGSVTVTVAPR; from the coding sequence ATGTCCCAGTCCCCTGCCCGCCTGCTCGGCGTCCTGACCCTCAGCCTGATCCTCGCGTCGTGCGGCACCAGCACGCCGACCCCGGCGGCCACCGCTGGTGGGCCCAGCGCCCAGACCCCCGTTTCCCAGGGACCCGACGCGCCCGACACCGTGAACCTCGACGTCGGTCACGGGCACGGCGAGCGCTCGCTGCCCGGCATGGAGATCGACCCCTCGACCTTCCCGACAAACGCCCGCCTGGGCACGCCCGTCATCCGTCCCAGCACGCGCCTGGGCGCGCAGGCCCTGCCCGCCAACATCCAGCCGAGCATGACCGCCCTGAAGGTCCTGGTGCTCAGCTCCGGCCCCACCGACTTCGGCCTGGCAACCGCCAAGGCCATGCTCCAGGAGTCCGGCGTGCCCTTCGACGTTCTGGACGCCACGGTGGACACGCTCGACATGAACCGGCTGATCGACAGCGCCGGCGTGGGCCGCTACCAGGGCGTCATCCTGACCAGCAGCGCCCTGATCTACGCCGACGGCACCGGCCTGTACCCCAGCGCCCTGGACGCCGGTGAGTGGGCCACCCTGTTCGAGTACGAGCGCACCTTCGGCGCGCGCCAGCTTGCGCTGTACGGCTCGCCCGGCACCACGCCCGAGGACTATGGCCTGCGCGCGGCGGGCGGGGAGACCAGCACGACCAGCATGACCCTGAGCACCGCCGGCCGCGCCGTGTTCGGCGACCTGACGGCCACCGCCGTGCCCGTGAACTACGCCTACACGTACCCGGCCACCGTGACGCCCGTGGACGGCGTGACCACCCAGGTGCTCGCCACGGACCCGGCCGGCCGGGTACTGGCCGCGACCAGCACCAGCGCAGACGGCCGTGAGCGCCTGATCCTGACCAGCGCCCAGAACCCCTACCTGCTGCACTCGCAGCTGCTGTCCTACGGCCTGACCCAGTGGCTCACGCGCGGCGTGCACCTGGGCGAGCACCGCCGCTTCCTGCAGGTGGACGTGGACGACCTGTTCCTCAGTGGCGACCGGATCGACCCGAACACCCTGGCCCTGCGCGCGCAACCCTACCGCCTGTCCGGCAACGACCTGCTGAACATCTACTCGCAGATGAAGAACGTGCAGGCCGCCTACCCGGTCGCCAAGTCCTTCCGCTACGCCATGATGTTCAACGGCGGCGGCGCCAACACCTCGGTCCTGCCGCTGTGCGTGAACTGGACCTTCCTGACGTCCGACATGCTCAGCAGCGCCGCGAAGTGCCTGGCCGGCCAGTTCGACTGGGTGAACCATACCCGCGACCACCTGCGCATGGACGTCATGGACCTGCCCACCGCCACCACCCAGATCGCGGACAACTTCACCATCGGCGCCCGCATGGGCCTGTCCATGAGCCGCAACGCCATGGTCACCGGCGAGCACAGCGGCCTGGGCAACATGGACCCCAAGGACGACGGCACCTACAACGACTCGGACGTGAACCTGCCCAAGCAGGACTTGGGCCTGGGCCGCAGCAACCCGAACATGCTCAGCGCCGCCGTGAGCGCGGGCGTGCGTTACATCGCCAGCGACCACAGCGTGGCCAGCCACTGGGACGCGAGCTGCATCACCTGCGGCGTGCCGCACCCCCTGAACAGCGGCGTGTTCCTGGTGCCGCGCTACCCCAACGCCATGGCGTACTACGTCACGGACCCCACCGAGGAAACCGCGTACTACAACAGCATGTATGCGCCGGGCGGCAAGTTCCCCTACTACGACCACAGGCTGACCTACGCGGAGATCCTCGACAAGGACAGCGATTTCACCCTCAACCACATCCTCGACGGCGGCGCGTTCCCGCACTACATGCACCAGACCAACCTGCGCCAGTACGCCGCCGGCAAGAGCCTCGCCACCGACTGGGTGCGCGCCTCGCTGGACAAGTACGGCCGCTACTCCACCCTGCCGCTGACCACCCTGGCGTGGTCGAACCTCGGCCCGTACCTGGAGCGCCACACCCGGGAGGAGAAGGCCAAGGCGGCCGGCACCCTGAGCGGCGTGTGGAACCGCGCCACCAACCAGGTGACCGTGACCAGCACCGCCGGCAGCGTGCCCGTGACGGTGACCGGCGACACCGCCGGCGCCCTGTACGGCACCTACCGCAGCCGCTCCATCGACGTGAACGGCAGCGTGACCGTCACCGTCGCTCCCCGCTGA
- a CDS encoding MJ1477/TM1410 family putative glycoside hydrolase — protein sequence MKTIRPCLLALLLVACSSAGSAGTGTGTTTPFTPRPDAATRPQRLAAARTWGYQLTGYGAAGLKGVQASPFDLVVVDAGDDDGTPWTPEAVGAAATRPGGAGRVMIGYLSIGAAEDYRPYWQAAWSASPPPWLLQEDPAWPGSFNVAYWNAEWQAMMLRQLDKVIESGFDGVYLDLVDAYELDPQRPSARAEMVQWVCRIAAHARARDPHFLIIPQNASALIRDPGYAPCVDALGNEETYVYAMNTPTEPSRQSTLLSDYAVWKSLGKPVFAIDYANTEPLVTQTYARARAAGLVPYVTVRAVDVLTPGR from the coding sequence ATGAAGACCATCCGTCCCTGTCTGCTGGCCCTGCTGCTCGTCGCGTGCTCGTCGGCGGGCAGCGCCGGCACCGGTACCGGCACGACCACGCCCTTCACGCCTCGGCCCGACGCTGCCACTCGCCCCCAGCGGCTCGCGGCGGCGCGCACGTGGGGCTATCAGCTCACCGGGTACGGCGCCGCTGGCCTGAAGGGAGTGCAGGCCTCGCCCTTCGATCTGGTGGTGGTGGACGCCGGCGACGACGACGGCACGCCGTGGACGCCTGAGGCGGTCGGGGCCGCGGCCACCCGGCCTGGCGGCGCGGGGCGCGTGATGATCGGGTACCTCAGCATCGGCGCGGCCGAGGACTACCGCCCGTACTGGCAGGCCGCGTGGTCGGCCAGCCCGCCCCCGTGGCTGCTCCAGGAGGACCCGGCGTGGCCCGGCAGTTTCAACGTCGCGTATTGGAACGCCGAGTGGCAGGCCATGATGCTGCGGCAGCTCGACAAGGTGATCGAGTCCGGCTTCGACGGCGTGTACCTCGACCTGGTGGACGCCTACGAACTCGATCCGCAGCGGCCCAGCGCCCGCGCGGAGATGGTGCAGTGGGTGTGCCGGATCGCCGCGCACGCCCGCGCCCGCGACCCGCACTTCCTGATCATCCCGCAGAACGCCTCGGCGCTGATCCGCGACCCGGGCTACGCGCCCTGCGTGGACGCCCTGGGCAACGAGGAAACCTACGTCTACGCCATGAACACGCCCACCGAACCGTCCCGGCAGAGCACGCTGCTCTCCGACTACGCGGTGTGGAAGTCCCTGGGCAAGCCCGTCTTCGCCATCGACTACGCCAATACCGAGCCGCTCGTGACCCAGACCTACGCCCGCGCCCGCGCCGCCGGCCTGGTGCCCTACGTGACGGTGCGGGCCGTGGACGTCCTCACGCCCGGCCGCTGA
- a CDS encoding zinc-dependent alcohol dehydrogenase family protein — protein sequence MRALLYDAFGAPPRLEHVPDPDPRPDGVVVEVGASGVCRSDWHGWMGHDPDIVLPHVPGHELAGTVVAVGAQVRAFRPGDRVTVPFVAGCGHCETCRSGDPQVCPTQFQPGFTHWGSFAPYVALGYADHNLVRLDDAVDFATAASLGCRFATAFRAVAQQGRVRGGEWVAVHGCGGVGLSAVMIAYALGARVVAVDIDPDKLALARTLGAEVTIDGRAGVDVPAAIHAATGGGAHVSVDALGHPQTLTNSVLGLRRRGRHVQVGLLLADHARPPVPMDRVIGWELELLGSHGMAAHAYGGLLGLIRSGRLDPAALIGQRIGLDGAADALMTMNAFAGTGVTVIDRF from the coding sequence ATGCGCGCCCTGCTCTACGACGCCTTCGGTGCTCCGCCCCGCCTGGAACACGTTCCCGACCCCGACCCCCGCCCGGACGGCGTGGTCGTCGAGGTCGGGGCCAGCGGCGTGTGCCGCAGCGACTGGCACGGCTGGATGGGCCACGACCCGGACATCGTGCTGCCGCACGTGCCCGGCCATGAACTGGCGGGCACGGTGGTCGCGGTCGGGGCACAGGTCCGCGCGTTCCGGCCCGGCGACCGGGTCACGGTGCCCTTCGTGGCCGGCTGCGGTCACTGCGAGACCTGCCGCTCCGGCGATCCGCAGGTCTGCCCCACCCAATTCCAGCCGGGCTTCACGCACTGGGGCTCGTTCGCGCCGTACGTGGCGCTCGGGTACGCCGACCACAACCTCGTGCGGCTGGACGACGCCGTGGACTTCGCCACGGCCGCCAGCCTGGGGTGCCGCTTTGCCACCGCCTTCCGCGCCGTGGCGCAGCAGGGCCGCGTGCGCGGCGGCGAGTGGGTCGCTGTGCATGGCTGCGGCGGCGTGGGCCTGTCGGCGGTGATGATCGCCTACGCCCTGGGCGCCCGGGTCGTCGCGGTGGACATCGACCCGGACAAGCTCGCGCTGGCCCGGACCCTGGGCGCGGAGGTCACCATCGACGGCCGTGCCGGCGTGGACGTGCCCGCCGCCATCCACGCGGCCACGGGCGGGGGTGCCCACGTGTCGGTGGACGCGCTGGGGCATCCGCAGACGCTCACGAACTCCGTGCTGGGCCTGCGCCGGCGCGGCCGGCACGTGCAGGTGGGCCTGCTGCTGGCCGACCACGCGCGGCCCCCGGTGCCCATGGACCGCGTGATCGGTTGGGAGCTGGAGCTGCTGGGCAGCCACGGCATGGCCGCGCACGCCTACGGCGGGCTGCTCGGCCTGATCCGCAGCGGCCGCCTCGACCCCGCCGCGCTGATCGGCCAGCGCATCGGCCTGGACGGCGCGGCCGACGCTCTGATGACCATGAACGCGTTCGCCGGCACCGGCGTGACCGTCATCGACCGCTTCTGA